Proteins from one Bactrocera neohumeralis isolate Rockhampton chromosome 3, APGP_CSIRO_Bneo_wtdbg2-racon-allhic-juicebox.fasta_v2, whole genome shotgun sequence genomic window:
- the LOC126753885 gene encoding uncharacterized protein LOC126753885, protein MQQIKSIRKLTGFLLLACIVQACHSATVTSTTPLMCYVCENCAKVTNETPLVACNAEFFEQSSTTLEPTTEPSTTTTAEPTTDSTTTTTLGTTLATTTTGTTEVTTTEGSTTEAVPTAPTVGPPVTVPTPPDVGTVAADFLLTTEVTVGNNTTDVTASNSSTESTVVYEAPKALPLVGDSYTYHCFSVQKKVNGTAQMDRGCSRVTTMESVCAQLQAQNNGTEVSKCTPCSNNSCNGSSALGVSLAALMFTLIAALLSRQ, encoded by the exons CATGCCACAGCGCCACAGTCACCTCCACCACACCACTCATGTGTTATGTTTGCGAGAATTGTGCGAAGGTTACAAACGAAACGCCACTCGTAGCATGCAATGCGGAATTCTTCGAACAGAGCAGCACTACGCTCGAACCCACCACAGAGCCCAGCACGACCACAACAGCTGAGCCAACAACGGACAGCACAACCACCACCACACTTGGCACCACACTCGCCACAACAACCACAGGCACAACCGAGGTGACGACCACCGAAGGCAGCACAACCGAAGCAGTGCCGACAGCACCTACCGTTGGTCCACCAGTAACCGTACCCACCCCACCTGATGTCGGCACCGTTGCTGCTGATTTTTTGCTCACCACTGAAGTGACCGTCGGCAATAACACCACTGATGTGACCGCTAGCAATAGCAGCACCGAGAGTACAGTTGTCTATGAAGCACCCAAAGCGTTGCCGCTAGTTGGCGACAGTTACACCTATCACTGCTTTAGTGTGCAAAAGAAAG tTAACGGCACTGCGCAGATGGACCGTGGCTGCTCGCGCGTTACCACCATGGAGAGCGTTTGCGCTCAGCTGCAGGCGCAGAATAACGGCACTGAGGTGAGCAAGTGCACACCCTGCTCGAATAACAGTTGCAACGGCAGCAGCGCGCTTGGCGTTTCCCTGGCCGCGTTGATGTTCACGTTGATTGCTGCACTGCTGAGCCGGCAATAA